In a single window of the Papaver somniferum cultivar HN1 chromosome 8, ASM357369v1, whole genome shotgun sequence genome:
- the LOC113304669 gene encoding uncharacterized protein LOC113304669: MGDSSSTASYIHMVQHLIEKCLLFHMTKEECMEALFKHANIKPVITSTVWKELEKENKDFFEAYYAGNKGGDRVSESETTQKIQKMLSESSATTELSATSPASCGSSI; encoded by the exons ATGGGGGActcttcttctactgcttcatacATCCACATG GTGCAACACTTGATTGAGAAGTGTCTACTGTTCCACATGACAAAGGAAGAGTGTATGGAAGCTCTCTTTAAGCATGCAAATATCAAACCTGTCATCACTTCAACTG TGTGGAAGGAACTGGAAAAAGAAAACAAGGACTTCTTTGAGGCCTATTATGCTGGAAACAAAGGAGGAGACCGAGTGTCTGAATCAGAAACTACCCAAAAGATCCAAAAAATGCTCTCGGAGTCATCTGCTACGACGGAATTATCTGCTACTTCACCGGCCAGTTGTGGATCATCCATAtga
- the LOC113305245 gene encoding uncharacterized protein LOC113305245, translating into MGDSSSFASYIYLVHHLIEKCLLFHMTKEECMEALFKHANIKPVITSTVWKELEKENKDFFEAYYARNNEGDRMSESETTQKIQKMLSESSAKTESSATSPASCGSC; encoded by the exons ATGGGGGACTCTTCTTCTTTTGCTTCTTACATCTACTTG GTGCATCACTTGATTGAGAAGTGTCTACTGTTCCACATGACAAAGGAAGAGTGTATGGAAGCTCTCTTTAAGCATGCAAATATCAAACCAGTCATCACTTCAACTG TGTGGAAGGAACTGGAgaaagaaaacaaggatttctttgagGCCTATTATGCAAGAAACAACGAAGGAGACCGAATGTCTGAATCAGAAACTACCCAAAAGATCCAAAAAATGCTGTCCGAGTCATCTGCTAAGACAGAATCGTCTGCTACCTCACCGGCCAGTTGTGGATCATGTTAA